The genomic region AGCCACCGCTCCTGGACGCACACCATCTGGGCTGCGGGGCTCTGGACGTACATTGGGCACTTGGCCAATTACACGCTCGGCTGGCATGGCGTGGCGTGGTTTGCGGGCGCGGGCTACCTCTCGCACCTTGTGGCCGATACACTCACCAAAGCCGGCGTGAAATGGCTGATGCCGATTACCGACGTGTGCTTTAAGATTCCGCTGATTCGCACAGGGGCTGCGAGTGGCAACGCGCTGGAAATAGTCATCTGCGTGGGCTACGCTGTGCTGGTGCTGGGGATGGTGCTAGGCAATATGTCTTTCTAAACGGCGTTTGAGGCCTACATAGACTGGAAAAGCCCCATTTGCGTACGCAGTTTTGCGGGTAGGGTCGCAACGCAACGGATGGGCATCGAAGTGGAAGAGAACAAGGCTGAGGAAAGGAGAAAAAGGATGTGTATTATAAGTTGGATTTATGTTAGAATAGCTAAAAAATATTACTATAATACTAGGGGAACCGAGTAGATTTGTGCCGGACAGTTGAGCAGAAGGTAGGTAGGGCTATTTATTGTATAAGTAATATACTATATGGAATGGCCTGAAATTTACTTTAATTTGCAGATTGCTAAGGCAATATCTTTAACGTAGTTGCAAGACAGCTTTTTGCCTGATCTTCCGTTTTTTCATCTGTGCATCATCTTACGCAGTGCTTTTTAGTTTACTCTATTATTTCAGCTAGTATAGAATACAGGCCAGACAGTACCGCAAGTGCGTAGCGCCGTCAGGTGTATGTGCGATAAGTACTTATAATTCAGTATACATGATTTTACACAGTTGAGCTTGTATCTTTGACCTGGTACTTCCGCAACACAAGTACCTTTTACTTTTGCCCGTTCTCTTTTTCTTACTCACACCTCATTTTGCGCACACACAATTTTTTGCTTTATGAATCAGATCAATAGTCCTCTGGTTAGGATAGGCGTCTTTTACGATGGCAATTATTTCCTTAAAATCAGTGATTACTACTACTTCCAGCACGAGCGCAAAGCCCGCATCAGCCTGGAAGGGTTACACGAATTTATCCGACAACAAGTAGCGGAAGAAGAGGACGTAGACGTACGCCTGAGCCAGATCATCGACTCGCACTTTTTTCGCGGTCGTTTGAGTGCCACCGAAGCCCGCGACAAAGACCGGCTGTTTCACGACCGGCTGTTTGATGATATCCTCATGAACCTGGGCATCAACACGCACTACATGCCCCTGAAAACCCGCGACGGCCGGTTGCAGGAAAAAGGCATTGATGTGTGGCTCTCGCTGGAAGCCTACGAGCTGGCCATGTACAAGAGCTTTGATGTGGTAGTGCTGATTGCTGGCGACAGCGACTACGCGCCCCTCATCAAGAAGCTGAATACCCTGGGCACCCGCGTGATGCTGCTGAACTGGGACTTCAAATACACCGATTACAAAGGCGAAAACCGCGTAACGCGCGCTTCGCAGCAGTTGCTGGGCAGTGCTACCTACCCGGTAGATATGCACGACATTATCGATCAGGGCTTGTCGACCAACGAAGAGCTGATCGAGAACATGTTTGTGGCGCAGTCGGAGCCTACTACCTACCCTACCTCTACCCTAAAGCCGGTTCGTCCTACGGGGCCCACGGCAGCCGGGCCGGTAGGTACGGTTGGTATCAGCACCATCAAAAACCTCAAAAATGGTTTTGGCTTCGTGGTGATGCCGCCCAACAACCTGTTCTTCAGCTACGCTGACATGGCCGAGGGTGACTTCAATGACCTGAACGAGGGTGACTGGGTGGAATTTACGGTAGGCCGCAACCACCGCGACGAGGACTGTGCCCGCAACGTGCGCAAAGTGCAGCCCCCGCAGATGGAAGACGGCGACGAATACGAGGACGACGAGCGGGAGCACGAGTCGGCTGGCTCGCCCGACCGCCTTTAGGCCCCGCAATTTAGTACAAGCAAAAGCGCCGACTCTCCGTGGAGAGTCGGCGCTTTTGCTTGTAGTGGCTCACTATCTGTAAGTTGCGTATAGATCTTACGTGCACTGACTGCGGAAGCGGTGTAGAGTAGCTCATGGGCACCTCTACACCGCTTCCGAATTATTTGAACAACTACTTAGTGGCGGTAACGGCTACGGAATAATCCGGTCGGTACGCAGCTGGGCAAATAGATCGAAGAACGATTCTTCGGTAGGCTGATACACGAGAAAGCCCAGTTTGCGGCTTTTGCTCATATCAGTCATCACCTCCAGCGGCCGACCTAGGTCGAGGTCGGTGTGCCAGGGTGAAGCCAAGTTGTTGAGTTCCGGTTCAACTAGTTGATAACGAGCTGCCATCTCGCGCCAGCGGTCGGTATCGTCAGCCATTTGTGCTTCTAGGGAATGCACCGTCCCATCAAAGCCAGTGGCTTCTACCCCAAACCACGCTGCCAATCGTGGCCACAGCCAGCTCCAACGGAAATAATCACCATTCACTATGTTGAAAGCCTCGTTGTGTGCAGCCTCTGTAGTGGCAGCCCAAGCCAACTGCTTGGCAATGATACGGGCGTCAGTTACATCAGAAAGACCGTTCCACTGGGCTTCCGAGCCAGGCCATTGAAATGGCTGACCGGTTTCCTTGCAAATGCTAGCATATACGGCCAGCGTAGTGCCCATATTCATCAGGTTACCGACCGCTTTACCAATGATGGTATGAGGACGATGAATGCTCCAGGTGAAACCGTCGCGCTCAGCCGCGGCGTATACCTCGTCTTCCTGCGCGTAGTAGAAGTTTTCGATGTCGAGCCGGGGCAGCTCTTCCCGGAACGGGGTAGGGGGTAGGGTGCCGCCCTTAGCGTACGCCTCAAACGGACCTAAATAATGCTTCAGTCCCGTAACCAGTGCTACATGCTGCACAGTGCCTTTTGGCGAAAGCGCCGTTAAGATATTACGCACTAGCGCGCTGTTGACGCGAATATTCTCAGCCTCTGTATCCTGTCGCATCCAAGTGGTGATGAATACATGCGTAGGATGTACATCGGCCAGGGCTGTTTCTAAAGAGGTTGGCTCTAGCAGATTGGCGGCTACGGGGCGGAGACCGGGAAGGTGTTGCGGGGGACGGCGGGCCAGGCCATATACAGTCCAATTGGTAGCAAGCAGTTCAGTAGCTAGATTGCTACCGACAATGCCGCTGGCGCCCACAATCAGGGCAATTTTATCGTTACTCATACTTTTTCACAGAGAGAAAAGAAGGCGTGGAGTCCCCACGCCTTCTAATCAACTCTTAGTGGCAGGAATAGTTGCCCTGTTGCTAGAGGAGTATGGGCTGTACCTGTGCGTCAGCACCGGCATATGTCACTGTAAGATCAATGCGAAATAGCCAGTTGCTTAGCGGAGCTCCTTGCGCATCAGAAAATGCGGCACATTGCCAAACAGCGTGTGCGACGGTGCCACCACCGTGTAGCCGGCTGCCTCATAAAAGGGCACTGCTGTAGCGCGGGCATGCAGTACGCACTCCGTGAGGCCCTGCTGTCGGGCACCGGCTTCCAGAAAAGCCAGCACCTGCCGGCCCAGGCCCCTACCCTGGTAGGCCGGATCGACGGCCATGAAGCGCACTTGGCCCTGGCCCGGTGCCGAGGGGTGTAGCCGGCCCACGGCCACCACGGGGCCATCGGGGGAGGGGTGGCGTAGTAGGGCGTGCAGGGTGGTAGGGGCGTCGTCGTCGGGGGCGCGCTCCGAGCCGGGCGGCTGTTGCCAGGGTGCCCGCAGCACGTGGTAGCGCAGGTGGTAGTAGGCGGCAAAATCGGCGGCGGTGCGAGGCGAGGAAACAGACATGGCAGCGAAGATAAAAATTACGTACAACGCATCATTCGGCTTGCTACTAGCCGCGGTGCAAACGCCTACCTTTAGGCCCCGCACGGCGCCCGCAAGCGCTTTTTTCTCTTTTACCTACCCATTCGTTTATGCCTTCTTTCGACATTGTGAGCAAAGTAGATCCGCAAACCCTCGAAAACGCGGTGAATACAGCCAAAAAAGAACTTCAGACACGCTACGACCTGCGCGATACCAAAGGCGGCATCGAGCTGGACAAAAAAGCCAACACCATCCAGCTCAGCTCCGAAAACTCCATGCGTGTGAAAGCCCTGGAGGACATTCTGCTGGCCCGCGTGGTAAAGCAGGGTATTGATGGCACCGCGCTGGATTTTACCGATGAAGAGCAGGCCAGCGGTGCGCTGGTGAAAAAAACGGTGAAGGTGCGCGCTGGTATCGATAAAGACACCGGCCGTAAAATCAGCAAGGCTATCAAAGATGCCAAGCTGAAAGTGGAAGTGCAGATGCAGGATGAGCAAGTGCGCGTGTCGGGCAAGAAAATCGACGATCTGCAAGCCGTTATTGCCCTCCTCCGCCGCACCGACATCGGCCAGCCCCTGCAATTTGTGAACATGAAATAGATGCACTGCTTGTTGATGAGTCGAGGGGCTGATTTCGACCGGTATATCTACCTCAATAAGCAGACGTTAGACGAAGCGTAACGGTCGAAATCAGCCCCTCGACTCATCAACAATCAACACAGCACCACATCCATTTATCAGCCCCTCCACCCGTGTTCGACTTCTCCTCCTTCACCGACGTGCACACCTGGGTCAGCTTGCTTACGCTGACGTTCATGGAAATTGTACTGGGCATCGACAACATCATCTTCATTTCCATTGTAGTGAACCGGCTGCCGCACGAGCAGCAGGCCCGCGGCCGTACCATTGGGCTGCTGCTGGCGCTGTTGTTTCGTATTGGGCTGCTGCTCAGTATTTCGTGGATTGTAGGGCTGAAAACGCCGCTCTTTTATATTGATCTGCCGTTCCGGGAGCCCGACTTTGGGGTGTCTGGTAGAGACATCATCCTGTTCCTTGGCGGGCTGTTTCTGCTGGCCAAAAGCACCACCGAAATTCACGGGAAGTTGCAGGGCGAGGAAGAGGAGCATAGCGAAGGTAAGTACAACACCTTGTCGCGGGTGATTTTTCAGATTATCGTCATCGACATCGTTTTCTCCTTCGACTCCATCCTGACGGCCGTGGGACTAGTCAACAACGTGCTGGTGATGATACTGGCCGTGGTGCTGGCCATGGGCGTGATGCTGGCCTTCTCTGGCTACGTGGCCGACTTCGTAAATAAGAACCCTACCATCAAAATCCTGGCGCTGTCGTTCCTGATTATGATTGGAGCGATGCTGATTATGGAAGCCTTCCACCAGGAAGTGCCCAAGGGCTACGTGTACTTTGCCATGGCTTTCTCCCTAGGGGTGGAGCTGCTGAATATGCGTGTTCGCAAGAAAGTGCCGCCGGTAGAGCTCCGCGACGTGCACGCGCAGACGAAGGAATAGTCCTATAGACTTATTGCTACCCCCTCTGCCCACGTTGGGGGTAGAGAGGGTAGGGGGCTGCTGCACGTGCATTGCCGCTTACCAGGCCGGTTTGCATAGTAGAAGCTGTTTAAGAAGCGGGGCAGAAGGTCTTGCTGAGCCGGTCGAATCCTCTCGCGTGCTACTGTTTGCGTGGTAATGCAACGTCAGCACGTGAGGTGCTTCGACCGGCTCAGCAAGATGGTCAGTCTTCTACCTTCCTAAACAATCTCGTAATAAAAGGCCTCTGATTCACCCAAATATTTTTCGCATAAAACAGTCGGGTATTCCTAAATTTAGGAATTCCGTTGTCGTATCGAATACCTCTTTTTCTGTTATAGATGAAAAAACTCTTACTCTTTTCCTTTCTACTTATAGCAGCCGTTGCGCCTTCTTTTGGGCAGCAGTTGGTGAAATATGTAGGGCCGGGCGTGCCGGATACCTGCTACGCGAGTTACAAGGCGGTGCGTACGCGGATACCCCCGCCGGCTGCCTTCCTGGCCAACCGGCCATTGGGCACCAAGGCTACCATTACGGTTACGTACACTGGCTTTACCCCCGAAGCACAAGCCGCCTTTCAGTATGCCGTGGATATCTGGCAATCGTTGCTGGTAACAAATGTGCCCATCCGCATCAGCGCCACGTGGCGGCCACTGGATGCGGGTGTGTTAGGCTCGGCTGGGCCTAGCGGTTTGTACCAACTGGCGGGCTATGGGGAGCGGATTAGCAACTCGCTGTATCCTACGGCCTTAGCGGAGAAAATAGTAGGAGCTGATATTAATGGCTCGGGTGCCGCTGATATCAATGCCAGCTTCAGCAGCACCTTCAACTGGTATCTGGGTACGGATGGGCTCACGCCGGCCGGACAGTACGACCTGGTATCGGTGGTGCTGCACGAGCTGGGGCACGGCCTGGGCTTTCTGACGTCGAAAGGCTATGATGTCAACAGCAAACAAGGGTCCTTGTCGACGCCACCGAGCATATATGCGGACTTTATGAAGACGGGCGCGGGCCTGAGCGTAGCCGACACCCGTATCTTCGTCAATCCGTCGGTAGAGTTGGGTACCGCCTTCACCACCAACGATTTGTATTTCGATAGTCCCCTGACGCGGGCTTCCAACAACGGGGAGCGGGCACGTCTCTACGCACCCACTGAGTATGCGTCCGGTTCCAGCCTCTCACACCTCGACGAAAATACCTATAGTGCTGGTGATATCAACTCGCTGATGTCGCCGCAGTTTGCTCCAGGGGAGGCCATTCACTCGCCGGGACCTATCGTGCTGGCCATGTTCAATGAAATGGGGTGGTTTAACACCGCCATCGACCACACGCCCTATACCGATACGGAAACGCCCAGAACCTTCCCCGTAACAGTGCGGTTGCGGAGCGATGGCACTGTTACGCCTGGCTCGGTGAAGCTAAACTACGCATTCAATAATGGCGCCCTGACTACGGTGACGATGACGCCCACCGGCACAACCAATCAGTATACGGCCACCATTCCCAACCCCGGCAGCGGTGTGCGGGTGAGCTACTACGTAGAAGCCTCCGACAACGAAACCCGGCGTATCTACACCGCCCCCGGCCGCGACGCCTTCTCTACGGTGTCTAACCGGTACTCATTCTTCGTGGGGCCCGATGTGGTGCCGCCTACCCTCTCGCATACGCCACCTGCCTACTTGTTTACCAGTAACCTGCCGTATACCATCACGGCCCAGGCTGCGGACAACATTGGGGTAGCCTCCGTGACGTTAGAATACAACGTGAACGGAACCGTCCGGCCATCCATCACCCTGACCAGGGGCACCGGCAACAGCATCAACACCTACACGGGTGTGCTCAGCACCGCTGCCGGTCCTATCGTCGCCGGCGACGTTATCAATTACCGCATAGTGGCGCAGGACAACTCCTCCAACGCCAACCGTACTGCCCTACCCGCTACCGGTTTCTACGCGGTGCCGGTGGTAGACGTGCGCCCGGCGGCCGATATGTACGCCAACGAGTTTGAGCGCACCACGCCCATTGATTTTGTGGGCCCAGGCTTCTCTATTGCTACCCCCACAGGGTTTACCAACGGCGCCATCCACTCCACGCACCCCTACGTCAACAATGTCAACTACTTCTACCGGTTGCTGGTGCCTATTCGGGTGAAGGCCGACCCGCAGATTGCGCGGGTGCGGTTTGATGAAATTGTGTTGGTAGAACCCGGCGAAGAAGGTTCTGTATTCCCTGCACCTAATTTCTTCGATTACGTGGTGGTAGAAGGTAGCCTAGATGGCACCACCTGGACGCCTTTGGCTCCTGGCTACGACGCCCGCAACAACGCCAACTGGCTTGACTTGTACAACCGCGCCTTGAGCGGCGAGAATTCGGCAGCCGTGGGTACGCCTTCCATCTACGCTTCCCGCACTATCAGCCTGTTGGATAAGTTTAAGGCCGGTGATGTAGTGCAGCTTCGCTTCCGCTTGTATGCCGATGGCGGCGCTTACGGCTGGGGTTGGGCCATCGACAACCTGCACATTCAGGACAATACTGTAACGCCCACGGCCCAGGCGCTGCAAGGCGCTGGGGTAAGTGTGTTCCCAAACCCTACGGCCGGGCAATTCACTGTGCAAACCCGCTTCGATAAGCCAGTAGCTAACCTGGAAGTGGTGGTGCGCAACGCCTTAGGGCAGGAAGTGCTGCGCCAGTCGCAAACCGCCGTGAAAGGCCAGGTGTCCCTACCCCTCGACCTGAATAAGTGCGCCAACGGCTTCTACCTCGTAAGCCTAACGGCCGACGGCGAAACCGCCACGCGCAAAGTGATGCTCAGCAAATAGGAGCGCACGAAATGCGCCTATGTGGCGAGCGACATAATCAGCAAACAGAATCGGCTGCTCCAAAAGGGCAGCCGATTCTGTTTGTCGTTACTTAAAGTCTGTCATCCTGAGCGGAGCGAAGGACCTTCTCACGGCAGAACGAGTCGTTATTACGCCTGTCGCGCAGACGTGAGAAGGTCCTTCGCGCTGCTCAGGATGACAGCCGTATTTTTTATTCAGAACCTCACTATCTCCCCACTGCGCCTACCCCATCTTCGATATAAAATCCCACAGGACCACACCCGCCGCCACGCTCACGTTTAGGGAGTGTTTGGTGCCGAACTGCGGGATTTCTACGGCCGCGTCGCAGAGGGCTAGCACCTCATCGTCTACCCCAAATACTTCGTTGCCCATCACGAGTGCATAGCCCTGGCCGGGGGTAGGGCGGAAGGCGGGTAGGGGCTGGCTTTCGGTGGTTTGCTCTACGGCTACTACTTGGTAGCCAGCGGCCTTTAGCTGTTCCACGGCTGCCACGGTGGTAGGCGCATATTCCCACGCCACCGACTCGGTGGAGCCCAGCGCCGTTTTGGTGATTTCGCGTTGGGGCGGGCGACCTGTAATGCCGCAGAGCCAGATTTTTTCTACGGCAAAGGCGTCGGCGGTGCGGAAGGCGGCGCCCACGTTGTGCAGGCTGCGCACGTTGTCGAGCACCAGGACAAGGGGGAATTTTTGCGTATTTTTGAAGTCTGCCACCGTCAAGCGGTTCAGCTCTTCCATTGAAAGTTTGCGCATTGAGCAAAGGTAGGAACACGCCGCCAGCTGGCGGGTGTTACGTTTGCTGATAAAGGAACGTCATGCTGCGCCTCCGCTCAGCATGACATGATCTGCCTACCCTTCTGCGCCCTATTACCCTCGTACTACCCCGCACACCCGTGAAAACGAAATCCGCTGATTCCACCAAAAAGCCTGTCCGCACGCATGGTTCTCTGGGGCCCGCGCCCGTAGCTGATACGCCACTGATGAAGCAGTATTATCAGCTGAAGCAGCAGCACCCCGGCGCGCTGATTCTCTTTCGGGTAGGCGACTTCTACGAAACCTTCGGCGAGGATGCCGTGAATGCCTCCCGCATCCTGGATATCGTGCTCACGAAGCGCGGGGCCGGCACGCCCTCGGAGGTGCCGCTGGCGGGCTTCCCCCATCACTCCCTCGATACCTATCTGCCCAAGCTGGTGCGCGCCGGCCAGCGCGTGGCCATCTGCGACCAACTCGAAGACCCCAAGCAGGCCAAGGGCCTCGTGAAGCGCGGTATTACGGAGCTGGTAACGCCCGGCGTGAGCCTGCACGACAACGTGCTAGAGCGCCGCCGCAATAACTACCTCTGCGCCATCCACTTCGGCAAGCAGGAAGCCGGCATCAGCTTTCTGGACGTGAGCACCGGCGAGTTTCTGGTGGCCCAGGGCGACGTGGCCTACCTCGGCAAGCTACTGCAAAACTTTACGCCGGCCGAGGTGCTGTTTTGCAAGCGCAGCCGCCGTGAGTTTGAGGAAAACTTTGGTCCCGACTACTGCCACTTTGCGTTGGACGAGTGGGTGTTTGGCTTTGATTATGCCCACGACACGCTCACGCGCCACTTCAACACTACTTCGCTCAAGGGCTATGGTATTGATAATCTGAAGGAAGGCATTACGGCGGCGGGCTGCATCCTGCACTACCTCGCCGAAACCAAGCACACCGATATTGGCCACATTGGCAGCATTGGGCGCCTGGAAGAAGACAAATATGTGTGGCTCGACCGCTTCACGGTGCGCAACCTGGAGCTGGTACATGCCCAGCACCCCGGCGGCGTGCCCCTCATCGACATTCTCGATCAGACCGTGACGCCCATGGGTGCCCGCCTGCTGCGCAAGTGGGTGGTCCTACCCCTGAAAGAGCCTGCTCAGATTCAGCGCCGCCTCGATACGGTGGACGGCCTCCTGAAAAATCCCGAGCTGCTGGCCGAGCTGGACCAGTATCTGCGTCAGATCAACGACCTGGAACGTTTGATTTCTAAGGTAGCCGTGCGCCGCATCAATCCGCGCGAGCTGGTGCAGCTGGCCCGCGCCCTAGAGGCCATCGAGCCTATCCGGGAGTTGCTGGCCAATTCAGGGCTGCGCGCCCTGCAGAAAATGGCTGACCAACTGAATCCCTGCGCAACCCTGCGCGACGAAATCAAGGCAAAAATTAAAGCCGACGCGCCCCTGCTCATCAACCAGGGCAACGTGCTCAACGACGGGGTAGACCCCGAGCTGGACCGTCTGCGCCGCATTGCGTTTTCGGGCAAGGATGAACTGCTAAACATTCAGCAACGGGAGCAGCGTAACACCGGCATTTCGTCGCTGAAAGTGGCCTACAATAAGGTTTTTGGCTATTACCTCGAAGTCTCGAATGCGCACAAAAGCAAGGTGCCTACCGAGTGGATCCGCAAGCAAACCCTGGTAAATGCCGAGCGCTACATCACAGAGGAGCTGAAAACGTACGAGGAGACGATTCTGAACGCCGAGGAAAAGCTGTTTTCCTTGGAAATGCAGTTATACAACGAGTTGGTGTTGTCGGCAGCTGAGTCGGTGGCGCAGATTCAGCAGAATGCCCGGGCCATCGGCGTGACGGACTGCCTGGCGTCGTTTGCCAACACGGCCCGCCAGCACCGCTACGTGAAACCGGTAGTGAACGATGGCACCGTGCTCGACATCCGCGCCGGCCGCCACCCTGTTATTGAGCGCCAATTGCCGGTAGGCGAAGCCTATATCCCCAACGACATCTGCCTCGACCAGGACGAGCAGCAGATTGTGGTAATTACCGGCCCCAATATGGCTGGTAAATCGGCCCTACTGCGTCAAACGGCTCTCATCGTGCTGCTGGCGCAAATCGGCTCCTTCGTACCCGCTGATGCGGCTACGGTCGGCATCATCGATAAGATTTTCACCAGGGTAGGAGCTTCCGACAACCTGAGCAAGGGCGAAAGTACGTTCATGGTAGAGATGACCGAAACGGCGTCTATTCTGAATAACTTGTCCGACCGCAGCTTGGTGCTCATGGACGAAATTGGGCGAGGCACCAGCACCTACGACGGCATCAGTATCGCCTGGGCCATTGTGGAGCATCTGCACAACTCGCCCAAGGCCCGCGCCAAAACGCTGTTTGCCACCCACTATCATGAGCTGAACCAACTGGCCGACGATTGCCCCCGGGTGCGCAACTACAACGTGGCTGTGAAGGAGGCCGACGGCCGTATCCTGTTCCTGCGCAAGCTGCAGGAAGGCGGCTCCGAGCACAGCTTCGGTATCCACGTGGCCCGCATGGCCGGTATGCCCACGGCCGTAGTGCTGCGCGCCAACGAAATCATGCACCATCTGGAGCAGGAGCGCGCCGGCACCGGCCTGGAGCCCGACGCCCCCACTGAGTTCGACGAAGTGCTGGCTGGCCTGGATATCGAGCCTGCGCCTACCCCACGCGCCCCCAAGGCCCAACCCGCCGCGGCCGTGCACAATGCCCCGCGCCCCAGCTTGCAGCTTAGCATGTTTGAGCCTGCCGACCCAGCCTTGGAGCGCATACGCGAGCTGCTAGAGAAACTTGACGTCAATACCCTTACACCCATTGAGGCGCTACTGAAGCTGAATGAGTTGAAGCTGGCGGCGGGTAGCAAGTAAACATAAACAGACGCAAAAAGCCCCTCGTGCTATGTGTAGTACGAGGGGCTTTTGCTTGCTACCCACTGAGGGAGTAGGCTACCTAACTAGAAAGAAGACCTAGTAGCCAGGGTTTTGCTTGAGTTGCGCCGACACGTTCAGCGCATTCAGCGGAATAGGATAAATCTTGGTATGGTCGTCACCATCTGGCGATTTGTCCCACCATGTACTGTTGTTGAATTTGCCGAAGCGAATGAGGTCAATGCGCCGGCGACCTTCTCCAATAAATTCACGGCCCCATTCGTCCAGCAACTCTTGCTCCGTAAGAACAGCCCCACCGGCACCGTACAGGCTGGCTGAGCCGGCGGGGTAATTTCGACGCCGCACGGTGTTCAGCAGCTCAGCCGCCGCTAGTGGGTCGCCCGCCCGAAACTTGCACTCGGCCAGCATATAGTAGATTTCCGCTAGGCGTATTTCGGCGTAGTCTGCTTCAATCTTGTTGGGGTCAGTGGAAGGATAGAAAGGATACTTCACCATGAAGATGCCCGAATTTTGGTCGGCATTGTTCATGTTCGACGTTTTATCGGCTGGTACCTGGCCCGGCTTCGTGTATTTGAATAAGCCTACTTGGTCGCGCAAGTATAGTGTGTAGCCGCGGGTGCTTTTGATAGTGTCCTTACCATCGTTGTAGATGAGGTAACCTTTCAAAAACATGCCCTCACGAGTGCTGTTGCCCAGGTTTTGATAGTTTTTCAGGCGCACATCATCGGCGTACTTCTGAAACTTTACGAAAGGCTTTCCTTGCACAAAGGGATATTCCTTGTTTTCAACATCGTGACCCGGCTGCAAAGCGTAGCGCGGATTGCCCCCACCAAAGTCGGTGAATTTAAAGTAGTTGATGGGCACATTGTAGGGAAGTCCCCAGAAGTACATACCACCTTCATACTGCCAGTGTGAGCGGCCAAACGAGCCCGGAAAAGCAAAGATGGTTCCCGAAGATTGGTCATTATTCCAGTCGAACGGGGCATCCCAGCGGCTCTCGATGGCATAAGGGCCATACTTGCCACTTATGATATCCTGACACACAG from Hymenobacter aerilatus harbors:
- the mutS gene encoding DNA mismatch repair protein MutS translates to MKQYYQLKQQHPGALILFRVGDFYETFGEDAVNASRILDIVLTKRGAGTPSEVPLAGFPHHSLDTYLPKLVRAGQRVAICDQLEDPKQAKGLVKRGITELVTPGVSLHDNVLERRRNNYLCAIHFGKQEAGISFLDVSTGEFLVAQGDVAYLGKLLQNFTPAEVLFCKRSRREFEENFGPDYCHFALDEWVFGFDYAHDTLTRHFNTTSLKGYGIDNLKEGITAAGCILHYLAETKHTDIGHIGSIGRLEEDKYVWLDRFTVRNLELVHAQHPGGVPLIDILDQTVTPMGARLLRKWVVLPLKEPAQIQRRLDTVDGLLKNPELLAELDQYLRQINDLERLISKVAVRRINPRELVQLARALEAIEPIRELLANSGLRALQKMADQLNPCATLRDEIKAKIKADAPLLINQGNVLNDGVDPELDRLRRIAFSGKDELLNIQQREQRNTGISSLKVAYNKVFGYYLEVSNAHKSKVPTEWIRKQTLVNAERYITEELKTYEETILNAEEKLFSLEMQLYNELVLSAAESVAQIQQNARAIGVTDCLASFANTARQHRYVKPVVNDGTVLDIRAGRHPVIERQLPVGEAYIPNDICLDQDEQQIVVITGPNMAGKSALLRQTALIVLLAQIGSFVPADAATVGIIDKIFTRVGASDNLSKGESTFMVEMTETASILNNLSDRSLVLMDEIGRGTSTYDGISIAWAIVEHLHNSPKARAKTLFATHYHELNQLADDCPRVRNYNVAVKEADGRILFLRKLQEGGSEHSFGIHVARMAGMPTAVVLRANEIMHHLEQERAGTGLEPDAPTEFDEVLAGLDIEPAPTPRAPKAQPAAAVHNAPRPSLQLSMFEPADPALERIRELLEKLDVNTLTPIEALLKLNELKLAAGSK
- a CDS encoding RagB/SusD family nutrient uptake outer membrane protein, with product MNYFKTYAGFSLALVAAGLSGCTDLDETLYDRITPANFLQTKNDVYRDFLRTFEHGYNTIQGSPFQLQELSADQLMTPNREGDWFDGGQYARAHYHTWTIQEGYINDTWNLLNQGVVLGTNSLEDIQALDPSRFNMTEAEQKQLIAELRVMRAWYNIRLLDLFRNVQITTKVQGELASPPQSTPQETFTFIETELKEAMPALLAKGDPGTAQFQGRWTKAAAAALLGRLYLNANVYIGQDRYADCATVCQDIISGKYGPYAIESRWDAPFDWNNDQSSGTIFAFPGSFGRSHWQYEGGMYFWGLPYNVPINYFKFTDFGGGNPRYALQPGHDVENKEYPFVQGKPFVKFQKYADDVRLKNYQNLGNSTREGMFLKGYLIYNDGKDTIKSTRGYTLYLRDQVGLFKYTKPGQVPADKTSNMNNADQNSGIFMVKYPFYPSTDPNKIEADYAEIRLAEIYYMLAECKFRAGDPLAAAELLNTVRRRNYPAGSASLYGAGGAVLTEQELLDEWGREFIGEGRRRIDLIRFGKFNNSTWWDKSPDGDDHTKIYPIPLNALNVSAQLKQNPGY